From the genome of Bradyrhizobium elkanii USDA 76, one region includes:
- a CDS encoding LLM class flavin-dependent oxidoreductase — translation MAALSILDLVRVTEETDARGALYNARDVAVHAEALGYRRIWVAEHHNMAGIASAATSVVIGHIAAGTKTIRVGAGGIMLPNHAPYVIAEQFGTLARLFPDRIDLGLGRAPGTDQLTLRALRRTPESAENFPQDVLEVQAFLAAAGPNQRIQAVPAAGTDVPLWILGSSNFGAMLAGELGLPYAFASHFAPELLIQALQIYRARFKPSEQLAHPYTMVGVNIIAADTDEEARRLATTQQMSFTNIFRGARGLSQPPIDDIESYWSPAEKVQAMRMLARSIIGSPATVRAGIDALVAETGADELMIVSDVYDHQKRLRSFELIAKAGGITPQT, via the coding sequence GTGGCCGCCCTCTCCATTCTCGATCTCGTCCGCGTCACCGAGGAAACCGACGCGCGCGGCGCGCTCTATAACGCGCGCGATGTCGCCGTGCATGCGGAGGCGCTCGGCTATCGCCGCATCTGGGTGGCGGAGCACCACAACATGGCGGGCATCGCCAGCGCCGCGACGTCGGTCGTGATCGGGCACATCGCGGCGGGAACCAAGACCATCCGCGTCGGCGCCGGCGGCATCATGCTGCCGAACCACGCGCCCTACGTCATCGCCGAGCAGTTCGGCACGCTGGCGCGGCTGTTTCCGGACCGTATCGACCTCGGCCTCGGCCGCGCGCCGGGCACCGACCAGCTCACGCTGCGCGCGCTGCGCCGCACGCCGGAATCCGCCGAGAACTTTCCGCAGGACGTGCTCGAGGTGCAGGCCTTCCTCGCCGCGGCCGGTCCCAACCAGCGCATCCAGGCGGTGCCGGCCGCGGGCACCGACGTGCCGCTGTGGATTCTCGGCTCGAGCAATTTCGGCGCGATGCTGGCCGGCGAGCTCGGCCTGCCCTACGCCTTCGCCTCGCACTTCGCCCCCGAACTGCTGATCCAGGCGCTGCAGATCTATCGCGCCCGCTTCAAGCCGTCGGAGCAGCTCGCGCATCCCTACACCATGGTCGGCGTCAACATCATCGCCGCCGACACCGACGAGGAGGCGCGGCGGCTGGCGACCACGCAGCAGATGTCGTTCACCAACATCTTCCGCGGTGCGCGCGGCCTCAGCCAGCCGCCGATCGACGACATCGAGAGCTACTGGTCGCCGGCGGAGAAGGTGCAGGCGATGCGGATGCTCGCGCGCTCCATCATCGGCTCGCCCGCGACGGTGCGCGCCGGCATCGACGCGCTGGTCGCGGAGACCGGCGCCGACGAGCTGATGATCGTGTCCGACGTCTACGATCACCAGAAGCGGCTGCGATCGTTCGAGCTGATCGCCAAGGCCGGCGGGATCACGCCGCAGACCTAG
- a CDS encoding CHASE3 domain-containing protein — MASQRLILGSGLAILLVISAASIGLDVKSRSEIDSADRTLGILKRISDTRPLPRGVESAARAFALTGDASFADEFREQSAALTSAFDSLMAAVKTAPEEAQLLAGAKTQVDRGIALGAELIRLRSAGDTAGAAALMSAGESRALMDKVGAALERLVTEERRVLGLRTDQSKTYGRLLLAIDLAGVAMILLLAIALTLAARRASRELQGALSATKATNLSLEGKVAERTKDLGAALEELRRSTSVMETTFRTMAEAVLVIDGAGTVLLSNPAAEKMLRYKPGMTVRQLRAMSNVFQSDGVTPMQADDMPSARALRGEEFDGLEFVAKPVRGAPEIHLVVSGRPLRDGDDTITGAALIYHDITASRETEHKLQQAQKLDAIGKLTGGVAHDFNNMLTVITGTTETLVDSLRAQPQLAKTAELIDRAAERCRELIQHLLAFARRQPLEPRTVDINGTVVDIAKLLRPTLGEQIEINSVLAPDVASVHIDPSQLANSLLNMAINARDAMPNGGKLLFETSNIVLDDAYAAVNPDITPGRYVLLAVSDTGTGMSHAVQDKVFEPFFTTKEVGKGSGLGMSMVYGFVKQSGGHIKIYSEEGHGTTIKLYLPPARGQVEVEAPAPEPVRRGSEVILVVEDDQLVRNYVVTQLGSLGYKTIAVPDARAALALVDKGEKFDLLFTDVIMPGGMNGRQLADEVQKRRPGIKVLYTSGYTENAIVHHGRLDEGVLLLAKPYRKAQLAGMLQQALGE, encoded by the coding sequence ATGGCTTCCCAGCGTCTCATTCTCGGCAGCGGCCTTGCGATCCTCCTCGTCATCAGCGCGGCGTCGATCGGGTTGGACGTCAAATCGCGCAGCGAGATTGATTCGGCAGATCGCACGCTCGGGATCCTCAAGCGGATTTCCGACACCCGGCCGTTGCCGCGGGGTGTGGAAAGCGCGGCGCGCGCATTCGCGCTGACCGGCGACGCCTCCTTCGCCGACGAATTCCGTGAGCAGAGCGCCGCCCTCACCTCGGCTTTCGACAGCCTGATGGCGGCGGTGAAGACGGCGCCCGAGGAGGCGCAGCTGCTCGCGGGCGCCAAGACTCAGGTCGACCGCGGCATTGCGCTCGGCGCCGAGCTGATCAGATTGCGCAGCGCGGGCGACACGGCCGGCGCCGCGGCGCTGATGTCCGCGGGCGAGAGCCGCGCGCTGATGGACAAGGTCGGCGCGGCGCTCGAGCGGCTCGTCACCGAAGAGCGCCGCGTGCTCGGGCTTCGCACCGACCAGTCGAAGACCTACGGACGCCTGCTGCTGGCGATCGACCTCGCCGGCGTCGCGATGATCCTGCTGCTCGCGATCGCGCTGACGCTGGCGGCGCGGCGCGCCAGCCGCGAACTGCAGGGCGCGCTCAGCGCGACCAAGGCGACCAATCTGTCGCTCGAGGGCAAGGTCGCCGAACGCACCAAGGATCTCGGCGCCGCCCTCGAGGAGCTCCGCCGTTCCACCTCGGTGATGGAAACCACCTTCCGCACCATGGCGGAGGCGGTGCTGGTGATCGACGGCGCCGGCACCGTGCTGCTGTCGAACCCGGCCGCCGAGAAGATGCTGCGCTACAAGCCGGGCATGACGGTCCGGCAGCTGCGCGCCATGAGCAACGTGTTCCAGTCCGACGGCGTCACGCCGATGCAGGCCGACGACATGCCGTCGGCCCGGGCGCTGCGCGGCGAGGAATTCGACGGGCTGGAATTCGTCGCCAAGCCGGTGCGCGGCGCGCCGGAGATTCACCTCGTGGTGTCGGGCCGGCCGCTGCGCGATGGCGACGACACCATCACCGGCGCGGCGCTGATCTATCACGACATCACCGCCTCGCGCGAAACCGAGCACAAGCTGCAGCAGGCGCAGAAGCTCGACGCCATCGGCAAGCTGACCGGCGGCGTCGCGCACGACTTCAACAACATGCTGACGGTCATCACCGGCACCACCGAGACGCTGGTCGACAGCCTGCGCGCCCAGCCGCAGCTCGCGAAAACCGCCGAGCTGATCGACCGCGCCGCCGAGCGCTGCCGCGAGCTGATCCAGCATCTGCTCGCCTTCGCGCGCCGCCAGCCGCTGGAGCCGCGCACCGTCGACATCAACGGCACCGTGGTCGACATCGCCAAGCTGCTGCGGCCGACGCTCGGCGAGCAGATCGAGATCAATTCGGTGCTGGCGCCCGACGTCGCCAGCGTCCATATCGATCCGTCGCAGCTTGCCAACTCGCTGCTCAACATGGCGATCAACGCCCGCGACGCGATGCCGAACGGCGGCAAGCTGCTGTTCGAGACCAGCAACATCGTGCTCGACGACGCCTATGCGGCTGTCAATCCCGACATCACGCCGGGCCGCTACGTGCTGCTCGCGGTCAGCGACACCGGCACCGGCATGTCGCATGCGGTGCAGGACAAGGTGTTCGAGCCGTTCTTCACCACCAAGGAGGTCGGCAAGGGCTCCGGCCTCGGCATGAGCATGGTCTACGGCTTCGTCAAGCAGTCCGGCGGCCACATCAAGATCTACAGCGAGGAAGGCCACGGCACCACGATCAAGCTCTATCTGCCGCCTGCCCGCGGCCAGGTCGAGGTGGAGGCGCCTGCGCCGGAGCCGGTGCGGCGCGGCAGCGAAGTCATCCTGGTGGTCGAAGACGACCAGCTGGTGCGCAACTACGTCGTCACGCAGCTGGGCAGCCTCGGCTACAAGACCATCGCCGTGCCCGACGCCCGCGCCGCGCTGGCGCTGGTCGACAAGGGCGAGAAGTTCGACCTCCTGTTCACCGACGTGATCATGCCCGGCGGCATGAACGGCCGCCAGCTCGCCGACGAGGTGCAAAAACGCCGCCCCGGCATCAAGGTGCTCTACACCTCGGGCTACACCGAGAACGCGATCGTGCATCACGGCCGCCTCGACGAAGGCGTGCTGCTGCTGGCCAAGCCCTACCGCAAGGCGCAGCTCGCCGGCATGCTGCAGCAGGCGCTCGGCGAGTGA
- a CDS encoding SDR family NAD(P)-dependent oxidoreductase, which translates to MRVKELAGKTAFVTGAASGIGLGIATALAQAGAKVMLCDIEEAALSAALEQLRRTNVDVDGVKADISIKSELAAAAEATTARYGKVHILVNNAGVGGGGPYGTWTDASWDWTLGVNLMATIWGIEIFGPLIEQHGEGGHIVSTASIAGLISGASNAYNVSKYGVVALSEGLRLELAPRGIGVSVLCPGFIRTQIANSRRNLPKRFEGAVRALPTSGPIAEQINLIRQRVSQGIDPNYVGELVREGVENDWPYIFTDLEFEPIVDARFAAIKQGFDRIRGRTPKR; encoded by the coding sequence ATGCGCGTGAAAGAACTTGCTGGAAAGACCGCGTTCGTGACCGGCGCAGCGTCAGGCATTGGATTGGGGATCGCGACCGCTTTGGCTCAGGCGGGGGCTAAAGTCATGCTTTGCGATATTGAAGAAGCGGCTCTATCCGCGGCGCTCGAGCAATTGAGGCGCACCAACGTCGATGTCGACGGCGTGAAAGCGGACATCTCGATCAAATCCGAACTCGCGGCGGCCGCCGAAGCCACGACTGCCCGCTACGGCAAGGTGCATATCCTCGTCAACAACGCGGGCGTTGGTGGCGGTGGGCCCTATGGCACCTGGACCGACGCGTCGTGGGATTGGACTCTGGGCGTCAACCTGATGGCGACCATTTGGGGAATCGAGATTTTCGGACCGTTGATAGAGCAGCATGGCGAGGGTGGACACATTGTCTCCACTGCCTCGATCGCCGGTCTTATTTCAGGGGCGAGCAATGCATACAATGTTTCGAAATACGGCGTTGTCGCGCTGTCCGAGGGCCTGCGCCTTGAACTTGCGCCCCGCGGGATTGGCGTATCGGTGCTGTGTCCCGGGTTCATCCGGACGCAAATCGCGAACTCAAGGCGCAACCTTCCCAAGCGCTTCGAGGGGGCGGTCCGTGCCTTGCCGACGTCGGGCCCAATTGCCGAGCAGATCAATCTGATCCGCCAACGCGTCTCTCAGGGCATCGATCCCAACTATGTCGGTGAACTCGTCCGCGAAGGGGTCGAAAACGACTGGCCATATATCTTCACCGACCTCGAGTTTGAACCGATTGTCGACGCGCGCTTCGCCGCAATCAAGCAAGGCTTTGACCGGATCCGCGGGCGCACCCCGAAACGATGA
- a CDS encoding response regulator, translating into MPSVLVVDDDPMVCVAIEVCLQRQGFEVTVADGGEAGMRALEQATFDVMLVDVFMPHMRGFEAIRVFHERAPDIPVIAMSGYAFANADRAPDFLRMTIELGASACLRKPFTPQALIAAVNECLAKYAPSARLSK; encoded by the coding sequence GTGCCGAGCGTTCTCGTGGTTGATGACGATCCGATGGTGTGCGTTGCCATCGAGGTGTGCTTGCAACGCCAGGGCTTCGAGGTCACCGTCGCCGATGGCGGTGAAGCCGGCATGCGCGCGCTGGAGCAGGCCACCTTCGACGTCATGCTGGTCGACGTCTTCATGCCGCATATGCGCGGGTTCGAGGCGATCCGCGTCTTCCACGAACGCGCGCCCGATATTCCCGTGATCGCGATGTCCGGCTATGCCTTCGCCAATGCCGACCGCGCGCCGGACTTCCTGCGGATGACGATCGAGCTCGGCGCGTCCGCCTGCCTGCGCAAGCCCTTCACCCCGCAGGCGCTGATTGCCGCCGTTAACGAATGTCTTGCGAAGTATGCACCTTCCGCTCGTCTTTCGAAATAA
- a CDS encoding lysozyme inhibitor LprI family protein gives MVMLSRTLVLVAAALVLGTLSARAQQSTAYDACMDKAEGTSTKMLACGKAAIGQWDVRLNTAYQALLARSKGEAHAQLQTEQRAWLKHHLGETHRLAADPNNGSVAFLDSQAFELKDIADRTLLLEKRASQ, from the coding sequence GTGGTCATGCTTTCGCGAACGCTTGTATTGGTTGCAGCTGCGCTCGTGCTCGGGACCTTGTCGGCGCGCGCGCAGCAAAGCACCGCGTATGATGCGTGCATGGACAAAGCCGAAGGGACGTCAACGAAGATGCTCGCATGCGGCAAGGCCGCAATCGGGCAGTGGGACGTCAGGCTCAACACCGCCTATCAAGCGCTTCTCGCAAGGTCGAAGGGCGAGGCGCACGCGCAATTGCAGACCGAGCAGCGGGCCTGGCTGAAGCATCATCTGGGCGAAACCCATCGCCTCGCCGCGGACCCCAACAACGGGTCCGTCGCGTTCCTCGACTCCCAGGCGTTCGAATTGAAGGATATCGCCGACCGCACGCTGCTTCTTGAAAAGCGTGCCAGCCAGTAG
- a CDS encoding DMT family transporter — translation MTVQKPSARPRLAPAGLMFLAITSVGWGFNWPSTKFLLGELPPLTLRGTTGVIGAVLLAALALIRAQSLHVEKRLWPRLVLYAALNVTGWMVLMGLALLWLPASEAALIAYTMPVWASLLAWPVLGERPTLLRTIALVMAFAGLAAIMGGSGISASKEKLPGIIMALGGAFGFALGTVLAKKYPLVMPPIPAAAWQIGLGCVPIAIVGLLIETTHLDRITTVGWWLLVYSTLIQFCVAYVAWFAALARLPASVAAIGTMAVPVIGVVASAIALHEPLGPSQIVALLFTLAGVALATR, via the coding sequence ATGACAGTCCAGAAGCCTTCCGCGCGGCCGCGCCTTGCGCCCGCCGGCCTGATGTTCCTCGCCATCACCTCAGTGGGCTGGGGGTTCAACTGGCCGTCCACCAAGTTCCTGCTCGGCGAGCTGCCGCCGCTGACCTTGCGCGGCACCACCGGGGTGATCGGCGCCGTGCTGCTGGCGGCGCTGGCGCTGATCCGCGCCCAGAGCCTACATGTCGAGAAACGGCTGTGGCCGCGGCTCGTGCTGTATGCGGCGCTCAACGTCACCGGCTGGATGGTGCTGATGGGGCTGGCGCTGCTCTGGCTGCCGGCGAGCGAGGCGGCGCTGATCGCCTACACCATGCCGGTATGGGCCTCGCTGCTGGCCTGGCCGGTGCTCGGCGAGCGGCCGACGCTGCTGCGGACCATCGCGCTGGTGATGGCCTTTGCAGGGCTCGCCGCGATCATGGGCGGCAGCGGCATCAGCGCGAGCAAGGAGAAGCTGCCGGGCATCATCATGGCGCTCGGCGGCGCCTTCGGCTTTGCGCTCGGCACCGTGCTGGCCAAGAAATATCCGCTGGTGATGCCGCCGATCCCGGCCGCGGCCTGGCAGATCGGCCTCGGCTGCGTGCCGATCGCGATCGTCGGCCTGCTGATCGAGACCACGCATCTCGACCGCATCACCACGGTCGGCTGGTGGCTGCTGGTCTATTCGACGCTGATCCAGTTCTGCGTCGCCTATGTCGCGTGGTTTGCCGCGCTCGCCCGCCTGCCGGCCTCGGTCGCCGCGATCGGCACCATGGCGGTGCCCGTGATCGGCGTGGTGGCCTCCGCAATCGCGCTGCACGAGCCGCTGGGGCCGAGCCAGATCGTCGCGCTGCTGTTCACGCTCGCCGGCGTCGCGCTGGCGACGAGGTAG
- a CDS encoding metallophosphoesterase has translation MPQLIFGLTSLLILARFIWPLDWPLPAKIVAALLVLVALQFHRWNRLSSGSEFSPEFPRPVVVLFNWAFGAIMLLALLQLALDAGLLVTALFHGGFVGAPDGVRYALAGVAAAAAAIGVHQAMRIPPLRDVEVGISGLPRQFDGYTILQLTDLHISRLFPAPWARAVVERSNKLGADLIAITGDLIDGTIDARRGDIAPLRDLMAADGVYVISGNHEYIFGYDGWMAHYEALGLRSLENRHIVLERGAGRLVIAGITDRASRHRGHSIRDLAAVLDGAPKGAPVVLLDHQPSDARKAARLGVALQLSGHTHGGLILGIDRLAARANAGFVSGRYDVDGMTLYVNNGTALWPGFALRLGRPSELTRITLRVAPE, from the coding sequence ATTCCCCAACTCATCTTCGGCCTGACCAGCCTATTGATCCTGGCCCGCTTCATCTGGCCGCTCGACTGGCCGCTCCCGGCAAAGATCGTCGCCGCGCTGCTGGTGCTGGTCGCCTTGCAGTTTCACCGCTGGAACAGGCTGTCGTCGGGATCGGAATTCTCGCCGGAGTTTCCGCGTCCGGTGGTCGTGCTGTTCAACTGGGCGTTCGGCGCGATCATGCTGCTGGCGCTGCTGCAACTGGCGCTCGATGCCGGGCTGCTGGTCACAGCGCTGTTCCACGGCGGCTTCGTCGGCGCGCCTGACGGCGTCCGCTACGCACTTGCTGGCGTGGCGGCCGCCGCCGCCGCGATCGGCGTGCATCAGGCGATGCGCATTCCGCCGCTCAGGGATGTCGAGGTCGGCATAAGCGGACTTCCGCGGCAGTTCGACGGCTACACCATCCTGCAACTGACCGATCTGCACATCAGCCGGCTGTTTCCCGCGCCATGGGCGCGCGCCGTGGTCGAGCGGTCGAACAAGCTCGGCGCCGACCTGATCGCGATCACCGGCGACCTGATCGACGGCACCATCGATGCGCGGCGGGGCGACATCGCGCCGCTGCGCGACCTGATGGCCGCCGACGGCGTCTACGTGATCTCGGGCAATCACGAATATATCTTCGGCTATGACGGCTGGATGGCGCACTACGAAGCGCTCGGCCTGCGCTCGCTCGAGAACCGGCACATCGTGCTCGAACGCGGCGCCGGCCGCCTGGTGATCGCAGGGATTACCGACCGCGCCTCGCGCCACCGGGGGCATTCGATCCGCGATCTTGCCGCGGTTCTCGATGGTGCCCCCAAGGGCGCGCCCGTCGTCCTGCTCGATCACCAGCCGAGCGACGCACGAAAGGCAGCCCGGCTCGGCGTGGCGCTGCAGCTCTCCGGACACACCCATGGCGGATTGATCCTGGGGATCGATCGCCTCGCCGCGCGCGCCAACGCCGGCTTCGTCTCGGGCCGCTACGATGTCGACGGGATGACGCTCTACGTCAACAACGGCACCGCGCTCTGGCCCGGCTTTGCCTTGCGGCTCGGCCGGCCGTCGGAATTGACGCGGATCACGTTGCGCGTGGCACCTGAGTGA
- a CDS encoding vitamin B12-dependent ribonucleotide reductase: protein MRIERRNTTSGQSPYAGINFRLTTSEIRNPDGSVVFRAENVEVPEFWSQVASDVLAQKYFRKAGVAARLKKVEEETVPSWLWRSVPDTEALAALPENERIVGETSAKQVFDRLAGCWTYWGWKGGYFSTEEDALAFFDELRFQLAKQMVAPNSPQWFNTGLHWAYGVDGPGQGHYYVDWKTGKLTKSKSAYEHPQPHACFIQGVGDDLVNEGGIMDLWVREARLFKYGSGTGSNFSSLRGEGEKLSGGGRSSGLMSFLKIGDRAAGAIKSGGTTRRAAKMVVVDADHPDIETYIDWKVKEEQKVAALVTGSKINQKHLKAVMKACVNCEGSGDDCFDPEKNPALRREIKLARRNLVPDNYIKRVIQFAKQGYKDIQFDTYDTDWDSEAYLTVSGQNSNNSVSLKDDFLRAVETDGDWNLVGRTTKKVTKTLKARDLWEKIGYAAWASADPGLHFNTTMNDWHTCKASGDIRASNPCSEYMFLDDTACNLASANLLTFYTPSLPSPAGGGGLGGGRFDIESYEHLCRLWTIVLEISVMMAQFPSKAIAELSYEFRTLGLGFANIGGLLMTMGLPYDSKEGRSLCGALTAVMTGIAYKTSAEMAAELGTFPGYKKNAAHMLRVIRNHRRAAHGNAAGYEALSVNPVPLDHASCPQEDIVTHARLAWDDALALGEVNGYRNAQTTVVAPTGTIGLVMDCDTTGIEPDFALVKFKKLAGGGYFKIINQAVPSALRALGYRESEIAEIEAYAVGHGSLSNAPGINASTLKAKGFTDEAIAKVEKALPTAFDIKFAFNKWTFGEDFIRDQLGIGAEAIAAPGFDLLQAVGFTKREIEAANVHICGAMTVEGAPHLKAEHYPVFDCANPCGKIGKRYLSVESHIRMMAASQPFISGAISKTINMPNDATVEDCKSAYLLSWKLALKANALYRDGSKLSQPLNSQLIADDEDEDDAVEALYEKPMAARAAQVSEKIVEKLVERIVVMREREKMPDRRKGYTQKAVVGGHKVYLRTGEYDDGRLGEIFIDMHKEGAALRSFINNFAIAVSLGLQYGVPLEEYVDAFTFTRFEPAGPVQGNDSIKYATSILDYVFRELAVSYMARFDLAHVDPNESGFDALGKGVEEGKEPDEAPAQHQATKYLSKGLTRSRTDNLVVMRGGSAAVSQGADNAPAGSRVTALASHGATSRGASDTVEGAVALKQEVSHDLSPTEKLEALNWSKPGTAAAAAPSKAERRAEAKAKGYEGEMCSECGNFTLVRNGTCMKCDTCGSTTGCS, encoded by the coding sequence ATGCGAATCGAACGACGCAACACCACCAGCGGACAATCTCCCTATGCCGGGATCAATTTCCGCCTGACCACATCAGAGATCCGCAATCCGGACGGCTCGGTCGTGTTCCGCGCCGAGAACGTCGAGGTTCCGGAGTTCTGGTCGCAGGTCGCCTCCGACGTGCTGGCGCAGAAGTATTTCCGCAAGGCCGGCGTTGCCGCGCGCCTGAAGAAGGTCGAGGAAGAGACCGTGCCGTCGTGGCTGTGGCGTTCGGTGCCCGACACCGAGGCCCTCGCAGCGCTGCCCGAGAACGAGCGCATCGTCGGCGAGACCAGCGCAAAACAGGTGTTCGATCGCCTCGCCGGCTGCTGGACCTATTGGGGCTGGAAGGGCGGCTACTTCTCCACGGAAGAAGACGCCCTCGCCTTCTTCGACGAGCTGCGCTTCCAGCTCGCAAAACAGATGGTCGCGCCGAACTCGCCGCAATGGTTCAACACCGGGCTGCACTGGGCCTATGGCGTCGATGGCCCCGGCCAGGGCCACTATTACGTCGACTGGAAGACCGGCAAGCTGACCAAGTCGAAGTCGGCCTATGAGCATCCGCAGCCGCATGCCTGCTTCATCCAGGGCGTCGGCGACGACCTCGTCAACGAGGGCGGCATCATGGACCTCTGGGTGCGCGAGGCGCGCCTGTTCAAATACGGCTCCGGCACCGGCTCCAACTTCTCGAGCCTGCGCGGCGAAGGCGAAAAGCTCTCCGGCGGCGGCCGCTCAAGCGGCCTGATGAGCTTCCTCAAGATCGGCGACCGCGCCGCGGGCGCGATCAAGTCGGGCGGCACCACGCGCCGCGCCGCCAAGATGGTCGTGGTCGACGCCGACCATCCGGACATCGAGACCTATATCGACTGGAAGGTGAAGGAGGAGCAGAAGGTCGCCGCTCTCGTCACCGGCTCCAAGATCAACCAGAAGCACCTCAAGGCCGTGATGAAGGCCTGCGTGAACTGCGAAGGCAGCGGCGACGATTGCTTCGATCCGGAGAAGAACCCGGCGCTGCGCCGCGAGATCAAGCTCGCCCGCCGCAACCTCGTGCCGGACAACTACATCAAGCGCGTCATCCAGTTTGCAAAACAGGGCTACAAGGACATCCAGTTCGACACCTACGACACCGACTGGGATTCCGAGGCCTACCTCACCGTCTCCGGCCAGAACTCCAACAACTCGGTGTCGCTGAAGGACGATTTTCTGCGCGCGGTGGAAACGGACGGTGACTGGAATCTGGTCGGCCGCACCACCAAGAAAGTCACAAAAACGCTGAAGGCGCGCGACCTCTGGGAGAAGATCGGTTACGCCGCCTGGGCGAGCGCCGACCCCGGCCTGCACTTCAACACCACGATGAACGACTGGCACACCTGCAAGGCGTCCGGCGACATCCGCGCGTCCAATCCGTGCTCGGAATACATGTTCCTGGACGACACGGCGTGCAACCTCGCCTCCGCGAACCTGCTGACGTTCTACACCCCCTCCCTTCCCTCCCCCGCAGGCGGGGGAGGGTTGGGTGGGGGCCGCTTCGACATCGAGTCCTACGAGCATCTCTGCCGGCTCTGGACCATCGTGCTCGAAATCTCCGTCATGATGGCCCAGTTCCCGTCGAAGGCGATCGCCGAGCTGTCCTACGAGTTCCGCACGCTCGGCCTCGGCTTTGCAAACATCGGCGGCCTCTTGATGACCATGGGCCTGCCCTATGACTCGAAGGAAGGCCGCTCGCTGTGCGGCGCGCTGACCGCTGTGATGACCGGCATCGCCTACAAGACTTCGGCCGAGATGGCGGCCGAGCTCGGTACCTTCCCGGGCTACAAGAAGAACGCGGCGCACATGCTGCGCGTCATCCGCAACCACCGCCGCGCCGCCCACGGCAACGCGGCCGGCTACGAGGCGCTCTCGGTCAACCCGGTGCCGCTCGATCACGCTTCCTGCCCGCAGGAGGACATCGTCACCCACGCCAGGCTGGCCTGGGACGACGCGCTGGCGCTCGGCGAGGTCAACGGCTATCGCAACGCCCAGACCACGGTGGTGGCGCCGACCGGCACCATCGGCCTCGTGATGGATTGCGACACCACCGGCATCGAGCCCGACTTCGCGCTGGTGAAGTTCAAGAAGCTCGCCGGCGGCGGCTACTTCAAGATCATCAACCAGGCGGTGCCCTCGGCGCTGCGCGCGCTCGGCTATCGCGAGAGCGAGATCGCGGAGATCGAGGCCTACGCCGTCGGCCACGGCTCGCTGTCGAATGCGCCGGGCATCAACGCCTCGACGCTGAAGGCAAAAGGCTTCACCGATGAAGCCATCGCCAAGGTGGAAAAGGCGCTGCCGACCGCGTTCGACATCAAGTTCGCCTTCAACAAGTGGACCTTTGGCGAAGACTTCATCCGCGACCAGCTCGGCATCGGTGCCGAAGCCATTGCTGCTCCGGGCTTCGACCTGCTCCAGGCCGTCGGCTTCACCAAGCGCGAGATCGAGGCCGCCAACGTGCACATCTGCGGCGCGATGACGGTGGAAGGCGCCCCGCATCTGAAGGCCGAGCACTATCCCGTGTTCGACTGCGCCAATCCCTGCGGCAAAATTGGAAAACGCTATCTCTCGGTCGAGAGCCACATCAGGATGATGGCGGCCTCCCAGCCGTTCATCTCGGGCGCGATCTCCAAGACCATCAACATGCCGAACGACGCCACGGTGGAGGACTGCAAGTCCGCCTACCTGTTGTCGTGGAAGCTGGCGCTGAAGGCCAACGCGCTGTACCGCGACGGCTCGAAACTGTCGCAGCCGCTGAACTCGCAGCTCATCGCCGACGATGAGGACGAGGACGATGCGGTGGAAGCGCTGTACGAGAAGCCGATGGCCGCGCGTGCCGCCCAGGTCTCGGAGAAGATCGTCGAGAAGCTGGTCGAGCGCATCGTCGTGATGCGCGAGCGCGAGAAGATGCCTGATCGCCGCAAGGGCTACACCCAGAAGGCTGTGGTCGGCGGCCACAAGGTGTACCTGCGCACCGGCGAATATGACGACGGAAGGCTCGGCGAGATCTTCATCGACATGCACAAGGAGGGCGCGGCGCTGCGCTCCTTCATCAACAATTTTGCGATCGCAGTATCCCTGGGTCTGCAATACGGCGTGCCGCTGGAAGAGTATGTCGACGCCTTCACCTTCACCCGCTTCGAGCCGGCGGGCCCCGTGCAGGGCAACGACTCGATCAAGTACGCGACCTCGATCCTCGACTATGTCTTCCGCGAGCTCGCGGTGAGCTACATGGCGCGCTTCGACCTCGCCCATGTCGATCCGAACGAGTCTGGCTTCGACGCGCTCGGCAAGGGCGTCGAGGAAGGCAAGGAGCCGGATGAGGCCCCCGCCCAGCACCAGGCGACGAAATACCTGTCGAAGGGCCTGACCCGGTCGCGCACCGACAATCTCGTCGTCATGCGTGGCGGCTCGGCCGCGGTGAGCCAGGGCGCCGACAACGCGCCCGCCGGCAGTCGCGTCACCGCGCTCGCCTCCCACGGCGCAACCTCGCGCGGCGCCTCCGACACCGTCGAAGGCGCGGTCGCCCTGAAGCAGGAGGTCAGCCACGACCTCTCGCCGACCGAGAAGCTCGAGGCATTGAACTGGAGCAAGCCCGGCACCGCCGCAGCCGCCGCCCCGTCCAAGGCCGAGCGTCGCGCCGAAGCCAAGGCCAAGGGCTATGAAGGCGAGATGTGCTCGGAGTGCGGCAACTTCACGCTGGTCCGGAATGGCACCTGCATGAAGTGCGATACTTGCGGCAGCACGACGGGGTGTTCGTGA